A section of the Triticum dicoccoides isolate Atlit2015 ecotype Zavitan chromosome 7A, WEW_v2.0, whole genome shotgun sequence genome encodes:
- the LOC119329086 gene encoding calcium-dependent mitochondrial ATP-magnesium/phosphate carrier protein 2-like yields MPGAAAHAVEPRGTAAPPPPVAAAATAAAAAAPAAAAGGPCEPVRKAGPVTMEHVLLALHETEEEREARIRDMFDFFDTSGRGQLDYAQIEAGLAALQVPAECKYARELLRACDRDRDGRVGYDDFRRYMDDKELELYRIFQAIDVEHNGCILPEELWDALVKAGIEIDDEELARFVEHVDKDNNGIITFEEWRDFLMLYPNEATIENIYHHWERVCLVDIGEQAAIPEGLSKHVSASKYLIAGGIAGAASRTATAPLDRLKVIMQVQTTRTTVTHAVKDIFIRGGLLGFFRGNGLNVVKVAPESAIRFYAYETLKEYIMNSKGENKSAVGASERLVAGGLAGAIAQTAIYPIDLVKTRLQTFSCESGKVPSLGTLSRDILKHEGPRAFYRGLVPSLLGIVPYAGIDLAVYETLKDASRTYIIKDTEPGPLVQLGCGTVSGALGATCVYPLQVIRTRLQAQQANSEAAYKGMSDVFWRTLRHEGVSGFYKGILPNLLKVVPAASITYLVYEAMKKNLSLD; encoded by the exons atgccCGGCGCGGCGGCCCACGCGGTGGAACCCCGCGGCACCGCCGCACCCCCTCCCCCCGTGGCCGCCGCGGcgacggctgcggcggcggcggcgccagcggCGGCCGCAGGGGGGCCGTGCGAGCCGGTGCGCAAGGCGGGCCCCGTGACCATGGAGCACGTGCTGCTGGCGCTCCACGAGAcggaggaggagcgggaggcgcgGATCCGGGACATGTTCGACTTCTTCGACACGTCCGGGAGGGGCCAGCTCGACTACGCGCAGATCGAGGCCGGCCTCGCCGCGCTGCAGGTCCCCGCCGAGTGCAAGTACGCGCGGGAGCTGCTCCGCGCCTGCGACCGCGACCGCGACGGCCGCGTGGGCTACGACGACTTCAGGCGCTACATGGACGACAAGGAGCTCGAGCTCTACCGCATCTTCCAGGCCATCGACGTCGAGCACAACGGCTGCATCCTCCCCGAGGAGCTCTGGGACGCCCTCGTCAAGGCTG GTATAGAGATTGATGATGAGGAGCTTGCACGATTTGTTGAGCATGTGGACAAGGACAACAATGGAATTATTACTTTTGAAGAATGGAGGGATTTTCTTATGCTTTATCCCAATGAAGCAACAATCGAGAACATTTATCATCACTGGGAAAGAGTTTGCCTTGTAGATATAGGTGAACAGGCTGCTATACCAGAAGGCTTAAGTAAGCATGTCAGCGCAAGCAAATATCTGATAGCAGGAGGCATTGCTGGCGCAGCATCTCGTACTGCAACGGCACCTCTTGATCGTCTTAAAGTGATCATGCAAGTGCAAACAACACGTACTACCGTCACACATGCAGTTAAGGATATATTTATCCGGGGTGGTCTATTGGGATTTTTTAGAGGTAACGGTTTGAATGTTGTAAAAGTTGCTCCAGAAAGTGCAATAAGGTTTTATGCGTACGAGACATTGAAAGAGTATATTATGAACAGCAAAGGAGAAAATAAGAGTGCAGTTGGTGCTTCTGAACGCCTTGTTGCTGGTGGTTTGGCTGGTGCAATAGCACAAACAGCAATTTATCCCATAGATTTAGTAAAGACAAGGCTGCAGACTTTCTCTTGCGAGAGTGGTAAAGTTCCTAGTCTTGGTACATTATCAAGGGATATATTGAAGCATGAAGGGCCTCGAGCATTCTATAGAGGTCTTGTTCCATCTTTGCTTGGTATTGTCCCTTACGCTGGAATTGATCTTGCTGTATACGAGACTTTGAAAGATGCCTCCAGGACATATATCATAAAGGACACCG AACCTGGTCCTCTAGTACAATTGGGTTGTGGCACTGTCTCTGGAGCTCTGGGAGCAACATGTGTTTACCCTTTACAGGTTATTAGAACAAG ACTGCAAGCTCAACAAGCCAATTCAGAGGCTGCATATAAAGGAATGTCTGATGTGTTCTGGAGAACCCTACGGCACGAAGGCGTTTCTGGATTCTACAAAGGAATCCTACCGAATCTCCTTAAAGTGGTGCCTGCTGCAAGTATTACCTATCTAGTTTATGAGGCGATGAAGAAAAATCTGTCTCTTGATTAA